From the genome of Vicia villosa cultivar HV-30 ecotype Madison, WI linkage group LG2, Vvil1.0, whole genome shotgun sequence, one region includes:
- the LOC131648660 gene encoding uncharacterized protein LOC131648660, producing the protein MGRRFRGPLKKAKEIETHEDNDHEDSVSIKTDAKSNVGSAKQDDEEGYYYYEEEYPEEKYKQLEERMKAMEIQKLDGANIRTWEDLAVAFYKQYQYNADLAPTRTQLQSMTMGPKESFKDHLLGSSSSGFTELIQIGERVESVIRSGKIQVGATSGTTKKPYHGKNESNVVHSQKGRNKNDQNRYVGAVLISTPTPQQTPRQGYQRRSDSPRRQFTKINMPLSQALQHLLKANLITIRDPPKNDTTTSPGYDPNAKCAYHSNSPAHHADNCWALRTKIQDMIDVGEIKFDPPETPNVITAPMPNHDKAINDIMDMVYVYDVRDLSTPLPVIKKKLLQASLFPGCNIGFYSCASQPNGCENLKRGFQGWMDHCTIMFEKIPSVESLCEGFSCGLNIEDVSVISKTPLRIPTKGPIKITTEPRVARLIITKPGPIPYSSDKAVPWNYGADVYINGVKQEPLTDKVVEVTNPDVDNIAGTS; encoded by the exons ATGGGGAGAAGGTTCAGAGGTCCTCTCAAAAAGGCCAAAGAAATTGAAACCCACGAAGACAACGACCATGAGGATAGTGTTAGTATCAAGACTGATGCAAAGAGCAATGTTGGTTCTGCTAAgcaagatgatgaagaaggatacTATTACTATGAGGAGGAATACCCTGAAGAGAAGTACAAGCAATTAGAGGAACGTATGAAGGCTATGGAaatccagaag CTGGATGGCGCCAACATTCGTACATGGGAAGACTTAgctgttgctttctacaagcaataccaatacaatgctgatcttgcgcctaCTCGCACTCAACTGCAAAGCATGACTATGGGTCCGAAAgagagtttcaagga TCACCTACTGGGTAGTTCATCCTCTGGTTTTACGGAGCTCATACAGattggagaacgtgttgaaagcgttattcgaagtgggaagattcaggtAGGTGctacctctggtactacaaagaagccatATCATGGAAAGAATGAGTCTAATGTTGTGCACAGTCAGAAGGGTCGTAATAAGAACGATCAGAACCGGTATGTTGGGGCAGTTCTAATCTCTACACCAACACCTCAGCAAACTCCCAGACAAGGGTATCAGCGCAGGTCAGACTCACCTAGAAggcagttcacaaagatcaacatgcctttatctcaagcccTGCAACATCTGTTAAAGGCCAACTTGATCACTATAAGAGATCCTCCGAAGAATGACACTACTACATCTCCAGGCTATGACCCTAATGCAAAGtgtgcatatcattctaatagtcctgcaCATCACGCGGATAACTGTTGGGCATTAAGAactaagatccaagatatgatagatgttgGCGAAATTAAGTTTGACCCTCCGGAAACTCCGAATGTTATTACTGCTCCTATGCCAAATCATGACAAAGCTATTAATGATATCATGGACATGGTCtatgtctatgatgtgagagatctgtcaactcctctcccGGTCATCAAGAAAAAACTATTGCAAGCCAGTTTATTTCCGGGTTGCAATATAGGTTTTTATTCTTGTGcatcccaacccaatggttgtgagaatttaAAGAGAGGTtttcaaggctggatggatcatTGCACTATTATGTTTGAAAAGATTCCTTCTGTAGAAAGTTTATGCGAAGGTTTCTCCTGTGGTTTGAATATTGAAGACGTATCAGTGATCTCTAAGACTCCTTTGAGAATTCCTACCAAGGGTCCCATCAAGATTACTACTGAACCTCGTGTGGCTCGTTTGATCATCACTAAGCCTGGGCCGATCCCATATTCTtccgacaaagctgtcccatggaatTATGGTGCTGATGTCTATATTAATGGTGTAAAACAGGAACCCCTAACTGATAAGGTGGTTGAAGTCACTAATCCCGACGTCGACAATATTGCAGGGACTAGCTAG